The Micropterus dolomieu isolate WLL.071019.BEF.003 ecotype Adirondacks linkage group LG20, ASM2129224v1, whole genome shotgun sequence genome has a segment encoding these proteins:
- the LOC123959090 gene encoding RNA guanine-N7 methyltransferase activating subunit-like, with protein MADTTVNPQYEELFAHRFSSEDQEYQQYVNRPPDPPPIVEDWRSRGGGNHRGRDNRYHDRRGHGGRGWGGGRGWGGGRGWRGDYRGQDRDRDQDRERDRDRHYGHGSGYESRPPSSNQGYNSHHQRPHYERY; from the exons ATGGCTGACACCACGGTAAACCCGCAGTACGAGGAGCTGTTTGCCCACAGATTTTCATCGGAGGACCAGGAGTACCAGCAGTATGTGAACCGGCCACCTGACCCTCCGCCCATCGTCGAGGACTGGAGGAGTCGTGGAGGAGGTAACCACAGAGGCAGGGATAACAG GTACCATGATCGCCGTGGACACGGAGGCCGAGGTTGGGGAGGAGGCCGAGGTTGGGGAGGAGGCCGAGGTTGGAGAGGGGACTATCGTGggcaggacagagacagagaccaagacagagagagagacagagacaggcactATGGGCATGGAAGTGGGTATGAATCACGCCCCCCAAGCTCCAACCAGGGATATAACTCCCATCATCAGAGACCACATTATGAGCGCTACTGA
- the LOC123959087 gene encoding BTB/POZ domain-containing protein 1-like isoform X1 codes for MATGSGGSGLASNHDGQEAASNSAQSGAAAVVSNLPASGPGRSASPPVLGLHREPMYNWQATKSSLKERFAFLFNNELLSDVRFIVGKGRQAQRIPAHKFVLAAGSAVFDAMFNGGMATTSTEIELPDVEPAAFLALLRFLYSDEVHIGPETVMTTLYTAKKYAVPALEGHCVEFLTKHLRADNAFMLLTQARLFDEPQLASLCLDTIDKSTADAINAEGFTDIDLDTLCAVLQRDTLSIRENRLFGAVVRWAEAECYRQQLPPTSENKQKVLGKALPLIRFPLMTVEEFAAGPAQSGILFDREVVNLFLHFTVNPKPRVDYIDRPRCCLRGEECSINRFQQVESRWGYSGTSDRIRFNVNRRISIVGFGLYGSIHGPTDYQVNIQILESDKRITLGQNDTGFSCDGTANTFRVMFKEPVEILPNVSYTACATLKGPDSHYGTKGLKKVTKESATGTKTTFFFFSSPGNNNGTSVEDGQIPEIIYHT; via the exons ATGGCGACCGGGAGCGGCGGCAGCGGCTTAGCGTCAAACCATGACGGTCAGGAGGCAGCGTCCAACTCGGCTCAGTCTGGAGCCGCTGCGGTGGTCTCCAACTTGCCAGCCTCCGGTCCTGGCCGGTCTGCCTCCCCGCCCGTACTCGGCCTTCACCGGGAGCCCATGTACAACTGGCAGGCGACCAAGAGCTCCCTGAAGGAGCGCTTCGCCTTCCtcttcaacaacgagctgctcaGCGACGTCAGGTTCATCGTGGGGAAGGGCAGACAGGCCCAGAGGATACCGGCCCATAAATTCGTCCTGGCCGCTGGAAGTGCCGTTTTTGATGCCATGTTCAACGGAGGGATGGCCACAACCTCGACTGAAATAGAGCTGCCTGATGTGGAGCCTGCAGCCTTCCTCGCCTTGCTCAG GTTTCTGTATTCTGACGAGGTCCACATTGGTCCAGAGACTGTGATGACGACTCTGTATACAGCTAAGAAGTACGCGGTCCCTGCTCTGGAGGGTCACTGTGTGGAGTTCCTCACCAAGCACCTCAGAGCCGACAACGCATTCATGCTGCTCACTCAG GCAAGGTTATTTGATGAGCCTCAACTTGCCAGTCTCTGCTTAGACACCATAGACAAAAGCACTGCGGATGCAATAAATGCAGAGGGCTTTACTGACATCGACCTTG aTACCTTATGTGCAGTGCTGCAAAGAGACACACTCAGCATCAGGGAGAACCGCCTGTTTGGGGCAGTGGTACGCTGGGCAGAGGCTGAGTGTTACAGACAACAGCTTCCCCCGACCTCGGAGAACAAACAGAAGGTTCTGGGGAAAGCCCTGCCGCTCATCCGCTTCCCACTCATGACTGTTGAGGAGTTTGCAGCAG GGCCTGCCCAGTCTGGAATATTGTTCGATCGGGAGGTGGTAAATCTGTTTTTACACTTTACAGTAAACCCCAAACCACGGGTCGACTACATTGACAGGCCCCGCTGCTGCCTCAGGGGGGAGGAGTGCAGCATTAATAGATTCCAGCAGGTTGAGAGTCGATGGGGGTACAGTGGTACCAGCGACAGAATCAG ATTCAATGTTAACAGAAGAATATCCATAGTGGGTTTTGGCTTGTATGGTTCAATACATGGACCCACTGACTATCAGGTCAACATACAG ATCTTAGAGAGCGACAAACGCATTACACTGGGGCAGAACGACACAGGTTTCAGCTGTGACGGCACAGCAAACACGTTCAGAGTGATGTTCAAAGAGCCTGTGGAAATCCTACCCAATGTCAGCTACACTGCATGTGCCACCTTAAAG GGCCCAGACTCCCATTATGGCACAAAAGGATTGAAGAAAGTGACCAAGGAATCAGCAACGGGGACCAAGacaacttttttcttttttagctcACCTGGAAATAACAATGGTACATCAGTGGAGGACGGCCAGATACCAGAGATCATATACCATACCTAG
- the LOC123959087 gene encoding BTB/POZ domain-containing protein 1-like isoform X2, which translates to MATGSGGSGLASNHDGQEAASNSAQSGAAAVVSNLPASGPGRSASPPVLGLHREPMYNWQATKSSLKERFAFLFNNELLSDVRFIVGKGRQAQRIPAHKFVLAAGSAVFDAMFNGGMATTSTEIELPDVEPAAFLALLRFLYSDEVHIGPETVMTTLYTAKKYAVPALEGHCVEFLTKHLRADNAFMLLTQARLFDEPQLASLCLDTIDKSTADAINAEGFTDIDLDTLCAVLQRDTLSIRENRLFGAVVRWAEAECYRQQLPPTSENKQKVLGKALPLIRFPLMTVEEFAAVNPKPRVDYIDRPRCCLRGEECSINRFQQVESRWGYSGTSDRIRFNVNRRISIVGFGLYGSIHGPTDYQVNIQILESDKRITLGQNDTGFSCDGTANTFRVMFKEPVEILPNVSYTACATLKGPDSHYGTKGLKKVTKESATGTKTTFFFFSSPGNNNGTSVEDGQIPEIIYHT; encoded by the exons ATGGCGACCGGGAGCGGCGGCAGCGGCTTAGCGTCAAACCATGACGGTCAGGAGGCAGCGTCCAACTCGGCTCAGTCTGGAGCCGCTGCGGTGGTCTCCAACTTGCCAGCCTCCGGTCCTGGCCGGTCTGCCTCCCCGCCCGTACTCGGCCTTCACCGGGAGCCCATGTACAACTGGCAGGCGACCAAGAGCTCCCTGAAGGAGCGCTTCGCCTTCCtcttcaacaacgagctgctcaGCGACGTCAGGTTCATCGTGGGGAAGGGCAGACAGGCCCAGAGGATACCGGCCCATAAATTCGTCCTGGCCGCTGGAAGTGCCGTTTTTGATGCCATGTTCAACGGAGGGATGGCCACAACCTCGACTGAAATAGAGCTGCCTGATGTGGAGCCTGCAGCCTTCCTCGCCTTGCTCAG GTTTCTGTATTCTGACGAGGTCCACATTGGTCCAGAGACTGTGATGACGACTCTGTATACAGCTAAGAAGTACGCGGTCCCTGCTCTGGAGGGTCACTGTGTGGAGTTCCTCACCAAGCACCTCAGAGCCGACAACGCATTCATGCTGCTCACTCAG GCAAGGTTATTTGATGAGCCTCAACTTGCCAGTCTCTGCTTAGACACCATAGACAAAAGCACTGCGGATGCAATAAATGCAGAGGGCTTTACTGACATCGACCTTG aTACCTTATGTGCAGTGCTGCAAAGAGACACACTCAGCATCAGGGAGAACCGCCTGTTTGGGGCAGTGGTACGCTGGGCAGAGGCTGAGTGTTACAGACAACAGCTTCCCCCGACCTCGGAGAACAAACAGAAGGTTCTGGGGAAAGCCCTGCCGCTCATCCGCTTCCCACTCATGACTGTTGAGGAGTTTGCAGCAG TAAACCCCAAACCACGGGTCGACTACATTGACAGGCCCCGCTGCTGCCTCAGGGGGGAGGAGTGCAGCATTAATAGATTCCAGCAGGTTGAGAGTCGATGGGGGTACAGTGGTACCAGCGACAGAATCAG ATTCAATGTTAACAGAAGAATATCCATAGTGGGTTTTGGCTTGTATGGTTCAATACATGGACCCACTGACTATCAGGTCAACATACAG ATCTTAGAGAGCGACAAACGCATTACACTGGGGCAGAACGACACAGGTTTCAGCTGTGACGGCACAGCAAACACGTTCAGAGTGATGTTCAAAGAGCCTGTGGAAATCCTACCCAATGTCAGCTACACTGCATGTGCCACCTTAAAG GGCCCAGACTCCCATTATGGCACAAAAGGATTGAAGAAAGTGACCAAGGAATCAGCAACGGGGACCAAGacaacttttttcttttttagctcACCTGGAAATAACAATGGTACATCAGTGGAGGACGGCCAGATACCAGAGATCATATACCATACCTAG